A portion of the Musa acuminata AAA Group cultivar baxijiao chromosome BXJ1-1, Cavendish_Baxijiao_AAA, whole genome shotgun sequence genome contains these proteins:
- the LOC103980822 gene encoding uncharacterized protein LOC103980822 produces MCTLHLCIRFSLWFSVVPTNNNYCQSCLASLLPTDETMRCWVMAQKSHCKPRTTLASHDNSRKRDSCCPLRLTNLWVSMLVYKKRESEDESPSDTHISSDHLQQSHNLSDPPYFWPGANMTSQPCNLRSISMPSRPHPVIFRVEEDLCKLRTFVATSSPSSPQMISDGLRELAAVYESIKEVLRLPCNHCSLQKKWLEDELDGSVRLLDLCSDLKDGLAMIKEHIKDLRLALRRRDVAAAERTVNAYLRFTKKADKDVKNCFRSLKVEGKCAHKDCGKPIVSRLLMELKAITLSLIHLVPSFLSLQAGRPKTGRWSFVSKALSKKQVACEREQEDGNGIERSDLFSLHASLEYISCKDVGDGRVVKFHDQLQMLEDNTKDLESGIESLFKQLIQSRVHLLNILSS; encoded by the coding sequence TGCTTCTTTGCTGCCAACTGATGAAACAATGAGATGCTGGGTGATGGCACAAAAATCACATTGCAAGCCAAGAACCACATTGGCATCACATGACAACTCAAgaaagagggattcttgttgtccCCTTCGTCTGACCAACCTCTGGGTATCCATGCTGGTTTATAAGAAGAGGGAGTCTGAGGATGAATCCCCATCGGATACACATATTTCCTCTGATCATCTTCAGCAGTCACACAACTTGAGTGATCCCCCCTACTTTTGGCCAGGAGCAAATATGACATCCCAGCCTTGCAATCTCCGTTCCATTAGCATGCCTTCCAGACCTCACCCTGTGATATTTAGAGTTGAAGAAGATCTGTGCAAGCTTAGGACTTTTGTAGCAACATCTTCTCCTTCATCGCCACAGATGATCTCCGATGGGCTAAGAGAGCTTGCGGCTGTGTATGAATCTATCAAGGAGGTTCTTCGCTTGCCATGCAACCACTGTTCCTTGCAGAAGAAATGGCTGGAAGATGAATTGGATGGGTCCGTCAGATTGCTGGACTTGTGCAGTGATTTGAAAGATGGCTTGGCTATGATCAAAGAGCACATCAAAGACCTTCGGCTGGCGCTCCGAAGAAGAGATGTTGCTGCAGCAGAAAGAACAGTGAATGCTTACCTTCGTTTTACCAAGAAGGCAGACAAGGATGTGAAGAACTGCTTCAGATCATTGAAGGTGGAGGGAAAATGTGCGCACAAGGACTGTGGAAAACCAATAGTGAGCAGGCTCTTGATGGAACTGAAGGCGATCACattgtctctcatccatctagtgCCGTCTTTCTTGTCATTGCAGGCAGGACGACCAAAGACAGGAAGGTGGTCGTTTGTCTCCAAGGCATTGAGCAAGAAGCAAGTGGCATGCGAGAGGGAGCAGGAGGATGGAAATGGAATTGAAAGATCAGATTTGTTCTCACTGCATGCTTCGCTGGAGTACATATCCTGCAAAGATGTTGGTGACGGCAGGGTAGTAAAATTCCACGATCAATTGCAAATGCTAGAGGACAACACTAAAGATCTTGAGAGTGGAATAGAAAGTTTGTTCAAGCAGCTAATTCAGAGCAGAGTCCATCTTCTTAACATCCTAAGCTCATAA